In a genomic window of Zonotrichia albicollis isolate bZonAlb1 chromosome 7, bZonAlb1.hap1, whole genome shotgun sequence:
- the TIAL1 gene encoding nucleolysin TIAR isoform X2 produces the protein MEDDGQPRTLYVGNLSRDVTEVLILQLFSQIGPCKSCKMITEHTSNDPYCFVEFYEHRDAAAALAAMNGRKILGKEVKVNWATTPSSQKKDTSNHFHVFVGDLSPEITTEDIKSAFAPFGKISDARVVKDMATGKSKGYGFVSFYNKLDAENAIVHMGGQWLGGRQIRTNWATRKPPAPKSTQENNTKQLRFEDVVNQSSPKNCTVYCGGIASGLTDQLMRQTFSPFGQIMEIRVFPEKGYSFVRFSTHESAAHAIVSVNGTTIEGHVVKCYWGKESPDMTKNFQQVDYSQWGQWSQVYGNPQQYGQYMANGWQVPSYGMYGQAWNQQGFGVDQSPSAAWMGGFGAQPAQGQGAPVIPNQAGYGMASYQTQ, from the exons CTATGTAGGAAACCTGTCCAGAGATGTGACTGAGGTTCTCATACTTCAGTTATTCAGCCAGATTGGACCATGCAAAAGCTGTAAAATGATAACAGAG CATACAAGCAATGACCCTTATTGCTTTGTGGAATTTTATGAACACAGAGATGCAGCTGCTGCATTAGCTGCTATGAATGGGAGAAAAATTTTGGGAAAG GAGGTCAAAGTAAACTGGGCAACAACACCAAGTAGCCAGAAAAAAGATACATCCA ATCACTTCCATGTGTTCGTTGGGGATTTAAGTCCAGAAATAACAACAGAAGACATCAAGTCAGCATTTGCTCCTTTTGGTAAAATATC GGATGCACGGGTAGTTAAAGATATGGCAACTGGAAAGTCAAAAGGCTATGGTTTTGTATCTTTTTATAACAAACTG GATGCAGAAAATGCTATTGTACACATGGGAGGCCAGTGGTTGGGAGGCCGCCAGATCAGAACTAACTGGGCAACAAGGAAACCACCAGCCCCTAAAAGTACACAAGAAA ATAATACAAAACAGTTGAGATTTGAAGATGTAGTAAATCAGTCAAGTCCAAAAAATTGTACTGTGTACTGTGGAGGAATTGCCTCGGGGCTAACAG ATCAGCTTATGAGACAGACTTTTTCACCCTTTGGACAGATTATGGAAATAAGGGTGTTTCCAGAAAAAGGTTACTCATTTGTCAG gttttcaaCCCATGAAAGTGCAGCACATGCTATTGTTTCAGTTAATGGAACCACAATTGAAGGACATGTTGTTAAATGTTATTGGGGTAAAGAATCCCCTGATATGACTAAAAACTTCCAGCAG GTGGATTACAGTCAGTGGGGACAATGGAGCCAAGTATATGGAAACCCACAACAGTATGGGCAATATATGGCTAATGGGTGGCAAGTACCATCATATGGAATGTATGGCCAAGCATGGAATCAACAGGGTTTTGGAGTAGA CCAAtctccatctgctgcctggATGGGTGGATTTGGTGCTCAACCTGCCCAGGGCCAAGGTGCTCCTGTAATACCTAACCAAGCTGGATATGGTATGGCAAGCTACCAAACACAGTGA
- the TIAL1 gene encoding nucleolysin TIAR isoform X3 encodes MDARVVKDMATGKSKGYGFVSFYNKLDAENAIVHMGGQWLGGRQIRTNWATRKPPAPKSTQENNTKQLRFEDVVNQSSPKNCTVYCGGIASGLTDQLMRQTFSPFGQIMEIRVFPEKGYSFVRFSTHESAAHAIVSVNGTTIEGHVVKCYWGKESPDMTKNFQQVDYSQWGQWSQVYGNPQQYGQYMANGWQVPSYGMYGQAWNQQGFGVDQSPSAAWMGGFGAQPAQGQGAPVIPNQAGYGMASYQTQ; translated from the exons AT GGATGCACGGGTAGTTAAAGATATGGCAACTGGAAAGTCAAAAGGCTATGGTTTTGTATCTTTTTATAACAAACTG GATGCAGAAAATGCTATTGTACACATGGGAGGCCAGTGGTTGGGAGGCCGCCAGATCAGAACTAACTGGGCAACAAGGAAACCACCAGCCCCTAAAAGTACACAAGAAA ATAATACAAAACAGTTGAGATTTGAAGATGTAGTAAATCAGTCAAGTCCAAAAAATTGTACTGTGTACTGTGGAGGAATTGCCTCGGGGCTAACAG ATCAGCTTATGAGACAGACTTTTTCACCCTTTGGACAGATTATGGAAATAAGGGTGTTTCCAGAAAAAGGTTACTCATTTGTCAG gttttcaaCCCATGAAAGTGCAGCACATGCTATTGTTTCAGTTAATGGAACCACAATTGAAGGACATGTTGTTAAATGTTATTGGGGTAAAGAATCCCCTGATATGACTAAAAACTTCCAGCAG GTGGATTACAGTCAGTGGGGACAATGGAGCCAAGTATATGGAAACCCACAACAGTATGGGCAATATATGGCTAATGGGTGGCAAGTACCATCATATGGAATGTATGGCCAAGCATGGAATCAACAGGGTTTTGGAGTAGA CCAAtctccatctgctgcctggATGGGTGGATTTGGTGCTCAACCTGCCCAGGGCCAAGGTGCTCCTGTAATACCTAACCAAGCTGGATATGGTATGGCAAGCTACCAAACACAGTGA
- the TIAL1 gene encoding nucleolysin TIAR isoform X1, translated as MEDDGQPRTLYVGNLSRDVTEVLILQLFSQIGPCKSCKMITEQPDSRRVNSSVGFSVLQHTSNDPYCFVEFYEHRDAAAALAAMNGRKILGKEVKVNWATTPSSQKKDTSNHFHVFVGDLSPEITTEDIKSAFAPFGKISDARVVKDMATGKSKGYGFVSFYNKLDAENAIVHMGGQWLGGRQIRTNWATRKPPAPKSTQENNTKQLRFEDVVNQSSPKNCTVYCGGIASGLTDQLMRQTFSPFGQIMEIRVFPEKGYSFVRFSTHESAAHAIVSVNGTTIEGHVVKCYWGKESPDMTKNFQQVDYSQWGQWSQVYGNPQQYGQYMANGWQVPSYGMYGQAWNQQGFGVDQSPSAAWMGGFGAQPAQGQGAPVIPNQAGYGMASYQTQ; from the exons CTATGTAGGAAACCTGTCCAGAGATGTGACTGAGGTTCTCATACTTCAGTTATTCAGCCAGATTGGACCATGCAAAAGCTGTAAAATGATAACAGAG CAACCCGATAGCAGAAGGGTCAACTCTTCTGTTGGATTTTCTGTTTTGCAGCATACAAGCAATGACCCTTATTGCTTTGTGGAATTTTATGAACACAGAGATGCAGCTGCTGCATTAGCTGCTATGAATGGGAGAAAAATTTTGGGAAAG GAGGTCAAAGTAAACTGGGCAACAACACCAAGTAGCCAGAAAAAAGATACATCCA ATCACTTCCATGTGTTCGTTGGGGATTTAAGTCCAGAAATAACAACAGAAGACATCAAGTCAGCATTTGCTCCTTTTGGTAAAATATC GGATGCACGGGTAGTTAAAGATATGGCAACTGGAAAGTCAAAAGGCTATGGTTTTGTATCTTTTTATAACAAACTG GATGCAGAAAATGCTATTGTACACATGGGAGGCCAGTGGTTGGGAGGCCGCCAGATCAGAACTAACTGGGCAACAAGGAAACCACCAGCCCCTAAAAGTACACAAGAAA ATAATACAAAACAGTTGAGATTTGAAGATGTAGTAAATCAGTCAAGTCCAAAAAATTGTACTGTGTACTGTGGAGGAATTGCCTCGGGGCTAACAG ATCAGCTTATGAGACAGACTTTTTCACCCTTTGGACAGATTATGGAAATAAGGGTGTTTCCAGAAAAAGGTTACTCATTTGTCAG gttttcaaCCCATGAAAGTGCAGCACATGCTATTGTTTCAGTTAATGGAACCACAATTGAAGGACATGTTGTTAAATGTTATTGGGGTAAAGAATCCCCTGATATGACTAAAAACTTCCAGCAG GTGGATTACAGTCAGTGGGGACAATGGAGCCAAGTATATGGAAACCCACAACAGTATGGGCAATATATGGCTAATGGGTGGCAAGTACCATCATATGGAATGTATGGCCAAGCATGGAATCAACAGGGTTTTGGAGTAGA CCAAtctccatctgctgcctggATGGGTGGATTTGGTGCTCAACCTGCCCAGGGCCAAGGTGCTCCTGTAATACCTAACCAAGCTGGATATGGTATGGCAAGCTACCAAACACAGTGA